In a genomic window of Occallatibacter riparius:
- the thpR gene encoding RNA 2',3'-cyclic phosphodiesterase, which yields MRLFIGIPMAPEVMAQLAAVRDGLARLNDGLRWSAPEAWHITLQFLGTTTPGQYDCVVSHLRSLHSAPVPVNLEGLGFFERSGVFFAGVHLSPELIALQKNVVAATSQCGFTPEDRPYRPHITLARNRGRENGIRVLKPRVGPTPQFAAFTANEFLLYESFPNSQGSRYEVRARFEPTATQ from the coding sequence ATGCGCCTCTTCATCGGAATCCCCATGGCGCCGGAAGTCATGGCCCAACTCGCCGCAGTCCGTGACGGCCTCGCCCGCCTCAACGACGGCCTGCGCTGGTCCGCCCCCGAAGCCTGGCACATCACGCTTCAGTTCCTCGGCACCACCACTCCCGGTCAGTACGATTGCGTAGTCTCGCATCTGCGATCGCTTCACTCTGCCCCGGTGCCCGTCAACCTCGAAGGCCTGGGCTTCTTCGAGCGCTCCGGCGTCTTCTTCGCCGGCGTACACCTCTCGCCCGAACTCATCGCACTGCAGAAGAATGTCGTCGCTGCCACCAGCCAATGCGGCTTCACACCGGAAGACCGGCCCTATCGCCCGCACATCACCCTCGCCCGCAACCGCGGCCGCGAAAACGGCATACGCGTCCTCAAGCCCCGTGTCGGCCCCACACCACAATTCGCCGCTTTCACCGCGAACGAGTTCCTGCTCTACGAAAGCTTCCCGAATTCGCAAGGCTCGCGCTATGAAGTACGCGCCCGCTTCGAGCCTACCGCAACGCAATAA
- a CDS encoding NUDIX domain-containing protein, which yields MPRRSAGLLLFRRRNGDLEVFLAHPGGPFWTKKDLGSWTIPKGEYEPDEEPLAAARREFEEETGFKPDGEFLDLGAVTQRSGKIVAAWAVEGDCDPAQLVSNTCQVEWPPRSRRLIDVPEVDRGAWYSITEAREKIFTAQVAFLDRLIEKLSQEPD from the coding sequence TTGCCGAGACGCAGCGCAGGCCTACTCCTCTTCCGCCGCCGTAACGGCGATCTCGAGGTCTTCCTCGCCCATCCCGGCGGCCCCTTCTGGACCAAGAAAGACCTGGGCTCCTGGACCATCCCCAAAGGCGAATACGAACCTGACGAAGAGCCGCTAGCCGCAGCCCGCCGCGAGTTCGAAGAAGAGACTGGATTCAAACCCGACGGCGAGTTCCTCGACCTCGGCGCAGTCACCCAGCGTTCCGGCAAAATCGTCGCCGCCTGGGCAGTCGAAGGCGACTGCGACCCCGCCCAGCTCGTCAGCAACACCTGCCAGGTCGAGTGGCCCCCCCGCTCCCGCCGCCTGATCGACGTTCCCGAAGTCGACCGCGGCGCCTGGTACTCCATCACCGAGGCGCGCGAAAAGATCTTCACGGCCCAGGTCGCCTTCCTCGATCGCCTTATCGAGAAGCTGAGCCAGGAGCCGGACTAA
- a CDS encoding TonB-dependent receptor has product MVIASVLAMVLALGARWGAAQELSATLSGTVTDATGAVIPHATVTVTANGVNGAQRVVTADDSGNYVVTTLPAGTYTVSVASNGFAKWEAKSVVLNVAEKRGLNIQLKPGAESATVTVEANSVSVDTETAAQAGTITGEQIEGLELAGRNFQQLVTLQPGVVNQMGDETGAGNTAMSVNGARTTANNWTIDGADINDSGSNGTVINAPNVDAIQEFTLQRGNYDAGYGRSGGGQILVATKSGTSTFHGNAYEFVRNTALDANEWFNKRAQVANGEPNKNPVNHHNVYGFTIGGPVFIPKLYNTNKTKTFFFYSEEWRKQSTPGGDSMPAASQDMLAGKVAGKFTGGAPGCTTYDAATDTTTISPSCYSANSKVYLDNVFSKYPANDGANYTFAYSAQNNFRDDIVRVDHYFNEKIHFYARYMNDDMPVDNPEGLWAGSNYPGLVDTLVNSPGKNVVGNLTWAINPKVVNEFEFVWSQGTYFSAIKSGQFATSSTVNSALTNQWEPDPYGKVPAISITGVTGFNAGSAPWNERNLDRTYFDNLAINLGKHTVRFGFQIQQMVKTENAVNGEPNFSFNSWGDFLVGNVASFTQTLPDIVPDLHFTNSEIYAQDDWKVTPRLTLNLGLRWSRLPSVTDVKNTLSNFDPDLYSAKLSPQINTNSAYTDPNAGNFVPGQSVSGMELLPATYTNGIIFPKGEACSHAQSIAPMVSCSPFGAYVNPNYNANFAPRLGFSYNLDGKGTTVVRGGFGIFYDRVLNGIWEQNAFGNPPLAQRTTIVNGAFDNIKGGATAVSYGPNGITATGDPTFKVPNYANYNLSVQRQLIPSTVLEVAYVGNQARHLLGQFDKNQPRVADRLAAGPTVSVNAIRPYLGYAGINSRAPFFTNNYNSLQVSLNHRSHGLQAGVAYTYSKDLSTQSTDRSEQATNSYDFMMDYGPSTYNTPHIFTANYVYDLPWFKGQQGFTGRVLGGWQVSGITQFVSGSNFSLSQPRDPWDPDGVNVGIGLGATRPDQIAKVHMPKKVDAWFTKESFAPAVYHFGSESKGSLLGPGYNNWDLAAIKNIKLVERLNFQLRGEFFNAFNHESFSSVDTSTADGSFGQVTAGHSPRRIQLGAKLNF; this is encoded by the coding sequence GTGGTGATTGCGAGCGTATTGGCGATGGTGCTGGCGCTTGGCGCGCGATGGGGTGCGGCGCAGGAACTCTCCGCGACCCTGAGCGGAACGGTGACGGACGCGACGGGTGCGGTGATTCCGCACGCGACGGTGACGGTGACGGCGAACGGCGTGAACGGGGCGCAGCGCGTTGTGACGGCGGATGACTCGGGCAACTATGTGGTGACCACGCTGCCGGCCGGCACTTATACGGTGAGCGTGGCCTCAAATGGGTTCGCCAAATGGGAAGCCAAGAGCGTTGTGCTGAATGTGGCCGAGAAGCGCGGGCTGAACATCCAGTTGAAGCCGGGCGCAGAGAGCGCGACGGTGACGGTAGAAGCCAACTCGGTGTCGGTGGATACGGAGACTGCGGCGCAGGCCGGCACGATTACCGGCGAGCAGATTGAAGGGCTGGAGCTGGCGGGACGCAACTTCCAGCAGTTGGTGACGCTGCAGCCGGGCGTTGTGAACCAGATGGGCGATGAGACGGGCGCGGGCAACACTGCGATGTCAGTGAACGGCGCTCGCACTACGGCGAACAACTGGACGATTGACGGCGCGGACATCAACGACTCGGGTTCGAACGGCACGGTGATCAATGCGCCGAACGTGGACGCGATTCAGGAATTCACGCTGCAGCGCGGCAACTACGATGCAGGCTACGGGCGTTCGGGAGGCGGGCAGATCCTGGTGGCGACCAAGTCGGGCACCAGCACGTTCCACGGCAACGCCTACGAATTTGTGCGCAACACGGCGCTGGACGCGAATGAGTGGTTCAACAAGCGCGCGCAGGTTGCGAACGGGGAGCCGAATAAGAATCCGGTGAACCACCACAACGTTTACGGATTCACGATCGGCGGACCGGTCTTCATTCCGAAGCTTTACAACACGAACAAGACGAAGACGTTCTTCTTCTATTCAGAAGAGTGGCGGAAGCAGAGCACGCCGGGCGGCGACTCGATGCCGGCGGCAAGCCAGGACATGCTGGCCGGCAAGGTTGCGGGGAAATTTACGGGCGGCGCGCCGGGCTGCACGACGTATGATGCGGCGACGGACACGACGACGATTTCGCCGAGCTGCTACAGCGCGAACTCGAAGGTGTATCTGGATAACGTGTTCAGCAAGTATCCCGCGAACGACGGCGCGAACTACACGTTCGCCTACTCGGCGCAGAACAACTTCCGCGACGACATTGTGCGTGTGGATCACTACTTCAACGAGAAGATCCACTTTTATGCGCGCTATATGAATGACGACATGCCTGTGGACAATCCCGAAGGCCTTTGGGCGGGCAGCAACTATCCGGGGCTTGTGGACACGCTGGTGAACTCGCCGGGCAAGAACGTGGTGGGCAACCTGACGTGGGCGATCAATCCGAAGGTGGTGAACGAGTTCGAGTTTGTGTGGTCGCAGGGCACGTACTTCTCGGCGATCAAGAGCGGGCAGTTTGCTACTTCATCGACGGTGAACAGCGCGCTGACGAACCAGTGGGAGCCTGATCCCTATGGCAAGGTTCCAGCGATCAGCATTACGGGCGTGACGGGCTTCAACGCGGGCTCGGCTCCGTGGAATGAACGGAACCTTGATCGCACGTACTTCGACAACCTGGCGATCAATCTTGGCAAGCACACGGTGCGTTTCGGCTTCCAGATTCAGCAGATGGTGAAGACGGAAAACGCGGTGAACGGCGAGCCGAATTTCAGCTTCAACTCGTGGGGCGACTTCCTGGTGGGCAATGTGGCGTCGTTTACGCAGACGCTGCCTGATATTGTTCCCGACCTGCATTTCACCAACAGCGAGATCTATGCGCAGGACGACTGGAAGGTTACGCCGCGGCTGACGTTGAACCTGGGACTGCGGTGGAGCCGACTGCCTTCCGTCACGGATGTGAAGAACACGCTGTCGAACTTCGATCCGGATCTCTACAGCGCGAAGCTATCGCCGCAGATCAACACCAACTCGGCTTACACCGATCCGAATGCGGGCAACTTTGTTCCGGGGCAGAGCGTGAGCGGGATGGAGCTGCTGCCGGCGACTTACACGAACGGCATCATCTTCCCGAAGGGTGAAGCATGCAGCCACGCGCAGTCGATTGCACCGATGGTGTCGTGCTCGCCGTTCGGCGCTTATGTCAACCCGAACTATAACGCTAACTTTGCGCCGCGGCTTGGTTTCTCGTACAACCTCGACGGCAAAGGGACGACGGTGGTTCGCGGAGGCTTCGGCATCTTCTACGACCGCGTGCTGAACGGCATCTGGGAACAGAACGCCTTTGGCAACCCGCCGCTGGCGCAGCGCACGACGATTGTGAACGGCGCCTTCGACAACATCAAGGGCGGAGCGACGGCAGTGTCGTATGGACCGAATGGAATTACGGCGACGGGCGATCCGACGTTCAAGGTTCCCAACTATGCGAACTACAACCTGAGCGTGCAGCGGCAGCTAATTCCGAGCACGGTTCTGGAAGTGGCGTATGTGGGCAACCAGGCGCGGCACCTGCTGGGCCAGTTTGACAAGAACCAGCCGCGGGTAGCGGATCGATTGGCGGCGGGGCCGACGGTGAGCGTGAATGCGATTCGTCCGTACCTGGGCTACGCGGGGATCAACTCGCGCGCGCCGTTCTTCACCAACAACTACAACTCGCTGCAGGTGAGCTTGAATCACCGTTCGCACGGGCTGCAGGCGGGTGTGGCTTACACCTACTCGAAGGATTTGTCGACGCAGTCGACGGACCGCAGCGAGCAGGCGACCAACTCGTACGACTTCATGATGGACTACGGTCCGTCGACCTACAACACGCCGCACATCTTCACGGCGAACTATGTGTATGACCTGCCTTGGTTCAAGGGCCAGCAGGGCTTCACGGGCCGTGTGCTGGGCGGATGGCAGGTCTCGGGGATCACGCAGTTTGTCTCGGGATCGAACTTCTCGCTGAGCCAGCCGCGCGACCCGTGGGATCCGGATGGTGTGAACGTGGGCATCGGGTTGGGCGCGACGCGTCCGGACCAGATTGCCAAGGTGCACATGCCGAAGAAGGTGGATGCGTGGTTCACGAAGGAGTCGTTTGCGCCGGCGGTTTACCACTTCGGCAGCGAGAGCAAGGGCAGCCTGCTTGGCCCCGGCTACAACAACTGGGATCTGGCGGCAATCAAGAACATCAAGCTCGTGGAGCGGTTGAACTTCCAGCTTCGCGGCGAGTTCTTCAACGCGTTTAACCACGAGAGCTTCTCGTCCGTGGATACGTCAACGGCGGACGGCAGCTTTGGACAGGTGACTGCGGGCCACTCGCCGCGGCGCATTCAGCTGGGTGCGAAGCTGAATTTCTAA
- a CDS encoding beta-N-acetylhexosaminidase: MNSKKKSLLIRPSFVAPTIASLALLAFAAAANAQPPAPSAQPLRLMPLPSSVQTGQGSLSLNAHFHAGFTGNHDPRLDAALDRFLARLDYRCGGIRRMQHDAAAGASNLLTLQVAGPGAAIQNLDEDESYKLSVTPQGATLTAANDLGAMHGLETFLQLVNMENGGCQVPAVTIDDTPRFRWRGMLVDVVRHFEPVDEVERTLDAMAIAKLNVFHWHLSDDEGFRAESKKFPKLTETASGGLFYTQDEMREVVAYARARGIRVIPEFDMPGHSTSEVLAYPEYGSGEDIKTVHLSYEDPRAELDPSNEKTYKFIDTFVGEMGEIFPDDYYHVGGDETEGKAWLANPRIKAFMDKKGFKTTAELQTYFNQRLLPILAKHHKKMVGWDEILTPGLPKDIMIQSWRGLESLSAAAVQGYTGMLSTPYYLDHQDTAEQMFLADVVPSDTKLTPDQQKLILGGEICMWAEQINPSTIDSRIWPRSLAIAERFWSPQSDRDVPDMYRRMRAVSLELEEVGIRHIIGPKTLRRSLAGSTDPEALDTFASVLEPVSFGDREDTQHTDAFQSLNRLVDSVVADPPARQQIARDVNTLLSTPHSPEAALAAMRLRHRFESWQEASPSLQALCQRSSRLNDAADRAHQLGQLARAGLESLAYLENHTAPPAGWADQQTSLLADVQKPSALVKYVFLPDLEKLVKAAATR, encoded by the coding sequence TTGAATTCGAAGAAAAAATCCCTGCTCATCCGGCCTTCATTTGTCGCGCCCACCATCGCCAGCCTCGCCCTCCTCGCCTTTGCCGCCGCGGCAAACGCACAGCCGCCTGCACCTTCCGCTCAGCCCCTCCGCCTGATGCCTCTGCCCAGCTCCGTCCAGACCGGCCAGGGTTCGTTGAGCCTTAATGCGCACTTCCATGCTGGATTCACCGGCAATCACGACCCACGCCTCGACGCCGCACTCGACCGCTTCCTCGCCCGTCTCGACTACCGTTGCGGCGGCATCCGCCGCATGCAGCACGACGCAGCAGCCGGCGCTTCCAACCTGCTCACGCTCCAGGTCGCCGGCCCCGGCGCGGCCATCCAGAACCTCGACGAGGACGAGAGCTACAAGCTGAGCGTCACCCCCCAGGGCGCCACCCTCACCGCCGCCAACGACCTCGGCGCCATGCACGGCCTCGAGACCTTCCTCCAGCTCGTCAATATGGAGAACGGCGGCTGCCAGGTCCCCGCCGTCACCATCGACGACACCCCGCGCTTCCGCTGGCGCGGCATGCTCGTCGACGTCGTCCGCCACTTCGAGCCCGTTGATGAAGTCGAGCGCACCCTCGACGCGATGGCCATCGCCAAGCTCAACGTCTTCCACTGGCACCTCAGCGATGACGAAGGCTTCCGCGCCGAAAGCAAGAAATTCCCCAAGCTCACTGAAACCGCTTCCGGCGGCCTCTTCTACACCCAGGACGAGATGCGTGAAGTCGTCGCTTACGCCCGTGCCCGCGGCATCCGCGTCATTCCTGAGTTCGACATGCCCGGCCACAGCACCTCTGAAGTGCTTGCCTATCCCGAATACGGCTCCGGCGAAGACATCAAAACCGTGCACCTCTCGTACGAAGATCCGCGCGCCGAACTCGATCCCTCCAACGAAAAGACCTACAAGTTCATCGACACCTTCGTCGGCGAAATGGGTGAAATCTTCCCCGACGACTACTACCACGTCGGTGGCGACGAAACCGAAGGCAAGGCCTGGCTTGCCAACCCCCGCATCAAGGCCTTCATGGACAAGAAGGGCTTCAAGACCACCGCTGAGCTGCAGACCTACTTCAACCAGCGCCTTCTGCCCATCCTCGCCAAGCACCACAAAAAGATGGTCGGCTGGGACGAGATCCTCACCCCCGGCCTCCCCAAGGACATCATGATCCAGAGCTGGCGCGGCCTCGAATCCCTCTCCGCCGCTGCCGTCCAAGGCTACACCGGCATGCTCTCCACGCCTTATTACCTCGACCACCAGGACACGGCCGAACAGATGTTCCTCGCCGACGTCGTCCCGTCCGACACCAAGCTCACCCCCGATCAGCAGAAGCTCATCCTCGGCGGCGAAATCTGCATGTGGGCCGAGCAGATCAACCCCTCAACCATCGACTCCCGTATCTGGCCACGCTCCCTCGCTATCGCCGAACGCTTCTGGTCCCCGCAGTCCGACCGCGACGTTCCCGACATGTACCGCCGCATGCGCGCCGTTTCCCTCGAGCTTGAAGAAGTCGGCATCCGGCACATCATCGGACCCAAAACGCTTCGCCGCAGCCTCGCCGGCTCCACCGATCCCGAAGCGCTAGACACCTTCGCCTCCGTCCTTGAGCCGGTCAGCTTCGGCGACCGCGAAGACACCCAGCACACCGACGCCTTCCAGTCCCTCAACCGCCTCGTCGACTCCGTCGTAGCCGATCCGCCCGCCCGCCAGCAGATCGCCCGCGACGTCAACACCCTGCTCAGCACTCCTCACTCGCCTGAAGCGGCGCTCGCTGCCATGCGCCTACGCCACCGTTTCGAGTCCTGGCAGGAAGCAAGCCCATCCCTCCAGGCCCTCTGCCAGCGCTCATCGCGCCTCAACGACGCCGCCGACCGCGCCCACCAGCTCGGCCAGCTCGCCCGCGCTGGCCTCGAGTCGCTCGCCTACCTCGAAAACCACACCGCCCCACCCGCCGGATGGGCCGACCAGCAAACGTCCCTCCTCGCTGACGTCCAAAAGCCCTCCGCGCTCGTCAAATATGTATTCCTACCCGACCTCGAGAAGCTGGTGAAAGCTGCAGCCACTCGTTAG